CCGCAAGGGGCTTGCCGACAAGTGGCTCGCCGGGACCATGATCCGAAAGTATGCTGCGCCCAGAGCGGAAAAATACTGCTACGTGGTTCAGGATCCGCCCTGGCCGATCCGGCCCAATGCCATGCGCCAATGGGATATTCTCCATTATCTCTGGGAAAATCGCGGTGCCTCCTGGTCACAGGTCCGCAAACATGTTCCGGGTGTCAGTACCAAGATACTTGAATCCCTGGCCGCCAAGGGATTGGTTGGCGTGCGGTCGGCTCCGTACGAGCCTGAACCGCCACCTCCTCGGGCATGTACGGACGCATTCCCTCTTTCGTCCGAGCAGCAGCAAGGTCTTGAAACCCTGACAAGGCTGTTGCACAAACCTGCTCCGGCCACCTGTCTGGTCCACGGGGTCACAGGGAGTGGCAAGACCCGGGTGTATCTGGAGTTGGCCCGCGTTTGTCTGGAACGTGGCCAACGGGTTTTGCTTCTGGCGCCGGAAGTGGCCATTGCCCTGCAACTTTTTGCCGAGGCCAAGGGATTTTTCCCGGATGGAGAGGTCTTGTTGTATCATGGGTATCAGGCTGCCCAGACCCGCGAAGCCACCTTTGCCCGGATGGCCGAAGACGCTGCTCCCCTCCTTGTGGTGGGAACCCGTTCGGCCCTGTTTCTTCCCGGGCCCGATCCGGGGCTGATCATCCTTGACGAGGAACATGACGGCTCCTTCAAGCAGGATGAGCGGTTGGTCTATCATGCCAAGGAGGTGGGGTATTATCGGGTCCAACGATCCAACGGCCTGCTTGTTCTTGGCTCGGCAACGCCGGACATGAAGACCTTTTATGCGGCCAGGGAAGAGGATATCGGCGTTGTTTCCATGACCAGCCGGATCGGTCGGACAACCTTGCCGGAAATCCGACTGGTCGATCTCAAGGCGTTTCCGGCCCATGCCGGTCCCTTTGCCGCGCCCTGTCTTGAGGAACTGAACAAGGCTCTGGCTGCCGGGGACCAGATCATCATCATGCACAACCGCAGGGGGTATGCACCGGTCCTGTATTGCGAAGACTGCGGAGAGCCTGCCCAATGTTCCCATTGCAAGATCAGCCTGACTTATCACAAGGATGTGAACCGCATGGTCTGCCATTATTGCGGGTTCACCAGACCCTTTCCCATGATTTGCGATCATTGTGGCGGATCGATTTTTCAACCTGTGGGCGCGGGCACGGAAAAGCTGGAAGAATTTCTGATCAAATCCCTCCCCCAGGGCACCGGGATCGCCCGTCTTGACCGGGATTCTTCAAGACGTCAGGGACAGATGGAGCAGATTCTCGAAGCATTTGCCAAGGGGCAGCAACAGGTCCTTGTGGGCACCCAGATGCTCAGCAAGGGGCATCATTTTCCCGGGGTGACCCTGGTTGTGGTTGTTGACGGGGATCTGGGACTCAATCTCCCGGATTACCGGGCCACGGAGCGGACCTTTCAGCTTCTGGTTCAGGTGGCAGGCCGGGCCGGGCGGGGGGAAAAGCCGGGCAAGGTGCTCATACAGACCCGCAATCCGGAACACCATTGCTGGGGATTCATCAAAAACAACGACTACACCGGGTTTTTTGATCAGGAGATCCAGCTGCGCAAGCGGTTCGGTTATCCGCCCTTTGTCAAACTGGGCTTGCTGCGGGTCAGTTATCCTCTGGAGTGGAAGGAGGGGAGTGATCGTTTACAGGAGGTCAGCGAGGTCATCAGAAACCAGGCATCCCGCCTCGGATTGCGTGTTCTCGGACCTGCACCTGCTCCCCTGCAGGTTCTGCGAGGCCGTCTCAGGTTCCAATGTCTGATCAAGGCCGCCAATTGGCCGGCCATCAGACAGCTTTTTGCGGCCGTGGATCACCACTTCGGCCGGGACCGTCATTTGCGTTTTACCTATGATCTTGACCCGTTGAACATGCTTTGATCCTGCAAGGGATCTGGATGGATGCAAGGGATCCTCCCAGTGCGTTCCTGGCCGTTTGGGTCGTTGGCTGGTGCCCGTTTTTTGCCCTGACAACCATGTTTGTTCTTGAATTTGACAGGACCCAAGGCTAGGGAAACGCGTGGCATTCGGTGCAGGGCAAAGCTTCATGTCCGTCTGCCCAATTGGGGCTGATCGTGGAAAAAAGTCTGAAATGCGCAGCATTTCGGGATGTGGATACAAGAGAACCCTATCGTAAGGAGTAGGATCATGAACAGAACACGGGTGCGCCAGGCCCTTGAGGCCGAGAGCGGCATGGACCATATGACCCTGTGTGGATGGGTGCGGACCAAAAGGGATGCCAAGGGTTTTTCCTTTTTGGAGCTCAATGACGGCTCGTGCCTGAAAAATATTCAGGTGATCATTGACGAAGGTATCCCCGGGTTTGAAACCCTGCCGGATATCAACACCGGGGCATCGGTCAAGGTTGAGGGCTCACTGGTGGAGTCTCCGGGCAAGGGACAGAAGTGGGAGGTACGGGCCCAGTCCATTGAACTGATCGGTTTTGCCGATCCCGAGACATTTCCGTTGCAGAAAAAACGTCATTCGGATGAATTTTTGCGCACCATTGCGCATTTGCGTCCCCGGACCAACAAATACGGGGCCATCACCCGCATCCGCTCGGAACTTTCCTATGCCATTCACACCTATTTCAGGGACAAGGACTTTTTTTACATCCATTCACCCGTGATCACCGGATCGGATTGTGAGGGAGCCGGGGAGATGTTCACTGTGAGCGGGTTTGATTTCGACAATATCCCCATGCAGGAAGGCAAGGTCGATTTCAGCCAGGATTTTTTCGGAAAACGGGCATCACTGACGGTTTCCGGCCAGCTGTCTGCCGAGAACATGGCCACGGCCCTGGGTGATGTGTATACCTTTGGCCCGACTTTTCGGGCGGAAAATTCCAACACCCCCCGGCATGCGGCCGAGTTCTGGATGCTGGAACCGGAAATGGCTTTTGCCGATTTGAACGATGATATGGATCTCGGGGAGGAGTGCACCAAATATCTCATCAATCACGTGCGGGAACATTGCCGGGATGATCTGGAAATTTTCGGCCGGTTCGTGGACAAGAGTCTGTTTGCCACTCTGGATAATATTGTTGATAACGATTTTGTGCGTCTTCCCTATGGTGAAGCCATTGAGATTTTGAAAAAGGCCAAAGCCAAGTTCGAATATCCCGTTGAGTTCGGTCTGGATCTGCAAACCGAGCATGAACGGTACCTTACGGAAAAGCATTTCAAAAAACCCGTGGCCGTGTATGATTACCCCAAGGAAATCAAGGCATTTTACATGCGCCTTAACGATGACAACCGTACGGTCGCGGCCGTGGATATCCTGGTGCCCCGCATCGGCGAGCTCATTGGGGGTTCCCAGCGTGAAGAACGTTTGGACGTGCTTGACATGCGCATCAAGGAACTGGGCCTGAACATGGACGAATACTGGTGGTACCGGGATCTGCGTCATTTCGGAACCGTTCCCCACGCGGGATTTGGCATGGGATTCGAGCGCTTACTCATGCTCATCACCGGGGTGAGCAATATCCGTGATGTGATTTCCTTTCCCCGCACCGTGAATCATCTTGAATTTTAGGGGGATTTATCTCGAGAATACGAATCAGAGCATGAACCCGTGTTATCTGCTCTGATTCGTATTGTCCGCATTGTTGATTTGTTAATAACGAGTGTTCACTGCGACTAAATTCTTTTCACACTCTTTGAAG
The DNA window shown above is from Desulfoplanes formicivorans and carries:
- the priA gene encoding replication restart helicase PriA; the protein is MKSACWDVAIISAPFATLTYELPDCFPTSFWHAGLVVVVPMGKGYRIGVLLGPSRVEPSGFRVRTVLWPACSRDCLDEKYMALLQDLALRQSQLPGRVLANVLPRFLKDAKPVFLDRHAGTQLTISALAHLDASARKGLADKWLAGTMIRKYAAPRAEKYCYVVQDPPWPIRPNAMRQWDILHYLWENRGASWSQVRKHVPGVSTKILESLAAKGLVGVRSAPYEPEPPPPRACTDAFPLSSEQQQGLETLTRLLHKPAPATCLVHGVTGSGKTRVYLELARVCLERGQRVLLLAPEVAIALQLFAEAKGFFPDGEVLLYHGYQAAQTREATFARMAEDAAPLLVVGTRSALFLPGPDPGLIILDEEHDGSFKQDERLVYHAKEVGYYRVQRSNGLLVLGSATPDMKTFYAAREEDIGVVSMTSRIGRTTLPEIRLVDLKAFPAHAGPFAAPCLEELNKALAAGDQIIIMHNRRGYAPVLYCEDCGEPAQCSHCKISLTYHKDVNRMVCHYCGFTRPFPMICDHCGGSIFQPVGAGTEKLEEFLIKSLPQGTGIARLDRDSSRRQGQMEQILEAFAKGQQQVLVGTQMLSKGHHFPGVTLVVVVDGDLGLNLPDYRATERTFQLLVQVAGRAGRGEKPGKVLIQTRNPEHHCWGFIKNNDYTGFFDQEIQLRKRFGYPPFVKLGLLRVSYPLEWKEGSDRLQEVSEVIRNQASRLGLRVLGPAPAPLQVLRGRLRFQCLIKAANWPAIRQLFAAVDHHFGRDRHLRFTYDLDPLNML
- the asnS gene encoding asparagine--tRNA ligase produces the protein MNRTRVRQALEAESGMDHMTLCGWVRTKRDAKGFSFLELNDGSCLKNIQVIIDEGIPGFETLPDINTGASVKVEGSLVESPGKGQKWEVRAQSIELIGFADPETFPLQKKRHSDEFLRTIAHLRPRTNKYGAITRIRSELSYAIHTYFRDKDFFYIHSPVITGSDCEGAGEMFTVSGFDFDNIPMQEGKVDFSQDFFGKRASLTVSGQLSAENMATALGDVYTFGPTFRAENSNTPRHAAEFWMLEPEMAFADLNDDMDLGEECTKYLINHVREHCRDDLEIFGRFVDKSLFATLDNIVDNDFVRLPYGEAIEILKKAKAKFEYPVEFGLDLQTEHERYLTEKHFKKPVAVYDYPKEIKAFYMRLNDDNRTVAAVDILVPRIGELIGGSQREERLDVLDMRIKELGLNMDEYWWYRDLRHFGTVPHAGFGMGFERLLMLITGVSNIRDVISFPRTVNHLEF